Proteins from a single region of Akkermansiaceae bacterium:
- a CDS encoding NAD-dependent 4,6-dehydratase LegB, with protein sequence MDLSNKKVLVTGADGFIGSHLVEELLAAGCDVRAFVYYNSFNSWGWLDTLGKDTLSRIEVISGDIRDRGSVARAMEGIQVVFHLAALIGIPYSYYSPESYVGTNITGTLNVLEEGKRLGTERILVTSTSEVYGTARYVPIDENHPYQGQSPYSATKIGADRMAEAYYRSFELPVTIVRPFNTYGPRQSARAVIPTIIGQLLNGADEISLGSLSPTRDLVYVKDTARGFRTIAECDAAIGQEINIATQSEISVGDLAQSLIARINPAAVIRSSDERIRPKNSEVERLFGSNVKLKELTGWAPGHTLESGLDETIAWFREPGNLAGYKTNIYNY encoded by the coding sequence ATGGATCTCTCCAACAAAAAAGTCCTCGTCACCGGTGCTGACGGATTCATCGGCAGCCACCTCGTGGAGGAACTGCTGGCCGCCGGATGTGATGTCCGCGCCTTCGTCTATTACAATTCCTTCAACTCCTGGGGCTGGCTGGACACGCTGGGGAAGGACACCCTTTCCCGCATCGAGGTCATCAGCGGGGACATCCGCGACCGCGGATCGGTCGCGCGGGCGATGGAAGGCATCCAGGTGGTGTTCCACCTCGCCGCGCTGATCGGCATCCCCTACAGCTACTACTCTCCGGAAAGCTACGTCGGCACGAACATCACCGGCACGCTCAACGTGCTGGAGGAAGGAAAGCGGCTGGGCACGGAGAGGATCCTGGTGACCTCCACCTCGGAGGTCTATGGCACCGCGCGCTACGTCCCCATCGATGAGAACCATCCCTACCAAGGGCAGTCACCATATTCCGCGACCAAGATCGGCGCGGACCGGATGGCGGAGGCCTACTACCGGAGCTTCGAGCTGCCGGTGACCATCGTGCGTCCTTTCAACACCTACGGACCACGGCAGTCCGCCCGGGCCGTCATCCCCACCATCATCGGCCAGCTCCTCAACGGCGCGGACGAGATCTCCCTCGGCTCCCTGAGTCCGACGCGGGATCTGGTCTATGTGAAGGACACCGCCCGCGGGTTCCGCACCATCGCGGAGTGCGACGCCGCCATCGGCCAGGAAATCAACATCGCGACCCAGTCGGAGATCTCCGTCGGCGACCTCGCGCAATCGCTGATCGCCAGGATCAACCCCGCGGCGGTGATCCGCTCCAGCGACGAACGGATCCGCCCGAAGAACAGCGAGGTGGAGCGACTTTTCGGCAGCAATGTGAAGCTGAAGGAACTGACGGGCTGGGCACCGGGCCACACCTTGGAATCCGGCCTGGACGAAACCATCGCATGGTTCCGCGAACCCGGGAACCTGGCCGGCTACAAGACGAACATCTACAACTACTGA
- a CDS encoding nucleotidyltransferase family protein produces the protein MKNCTVSETSTVRETMDRINTGDLSGAVMVNNAEGQLVGLMTDGDLRRMLLNGAGMDDPIAPHINRDFTWVGENTSRAHVLDLIRARSIEHIPIVDAQMRLQGVHRLGDILAKSVLPNVAVIMAGGKGTRLGALTKDVPKPMLKVAGRPILERIILHLVGAGIRKIYISVNYLSHVIEQHFGDGTHFGCSIDYLREEKPLGSGGALSLLPEAPSHPVLVMNGDLVTDFPIRRLLRHHEKGGYMATMGLTPYQHTVPFGCVTLEEGSITAFREKPLLSEIVNAGIYAFSPAILPRVTGDHYPITNLFESCLENGEPIGGYVIEEGWADVGVPEELHAARGNF, from the coding sequence TTGAAAAACTGCACTGTTTCAGAGACCTCCACCGTCAGGGAAACAATGGATCGCATCAACACCGGCGACCTTTCGGGTGCCGTGATGGTCAATAATGCGGAGGGCCAGCTCGTCGGTCTGATGACCGACGGCGATCTGCGGCGCATGCTTCTCAACGGAGCCGGCATGGACGATCCCATCGCCCCCCACATCAACCGGGACTTCACCTGGGTCGGTGAAAACACCTCACGCGCCCATGTGCTCGACCTGATCCGTGCCCGGAGCATCGAGCACATCCCGATCGTGGACGCCCAGATGCGCCTCCAGGGCGTGCACCGTCTGGGGGACATCCTGGCGAAAAGCGTGCTGCCGAATGTCGCCGTCATCATGGCGGGCGGCAAAGGCACACGGCTGGGCGCGCTGACCAAGGATGTGCCGAAGCCGATGCTCAAGGTGGCGGGCAGGCCCATCCTGGAGCGCATCATCCTCCATCTGGTGGGTGCCGGTATCCGGAAAATCTACATCTCGGTGAACTACCTGAGCCACGTCATCGAGCAGCACTTCGGCGACGGAACGCATTTCGGATGCTCGATCGACTACCTGCGGGAGGAAAAGCCCCTCGGCAGTGGCGGCGCCCTCTCCCTGCTGCCTGAGGCGCCATCCCATCCCGTGCTGGTCATGAACGGCGACCTGGTGACGGACTTCCCCATCCGCCGGTTGCTCCGCCACCACGAAAAGGGCGGCTACATGGCGACGATGGGCCTGACGCCCTACCAACACACGGTTCCCTTCGGCTGCGTCACGCTGGAGGAAGGCAGCATCACCGCGTTCCGCGAAAAGCCGCTGCTGAGCGAGATCGTCAACGCGGGCATCTATGCGTTTTCCCCCGCGATCCTCCCGCGGGTGACCGGCGACCATTATCCGATCACCAATCTGTTCGAGTCCTGCCTCGAGAACGGCGAGCCGATCGGCGGCTACGTCATCGAGGAAGGCTGGGCGGACGTCGGCGTGCCGGAGGAACTGCATGCCGCCCGCGGCAACTTCTGA
- a CDS encoding Gfo/Idh/MocA family oxidoreductase, translating to MNALIIGFGSIARKHLAALHGIHPGATVTALRSSSAHDPVPGVTSIVSLDQLPQRPDFVIISNPTSLHGDSIRKAAELGCPLFVEKPVLSSLSDAPDIQRLVRERNLLTYTACNLRFHPVVRFLKQYLQDQALRVNEVNLYCGSYLPDWRPGKDYRTIYSANEEMGGGVHLDLIHEIDCCTWLFGMPDSSERLMRRCSSLEISAADFASYRLLYPGFTAGITLNYYRRDPKREIEIVTGSGTIHADLLACRVEGNGEVLFQAEPDMAGTYTAQMRYFLEHLESGSQPMNSIDEAIGVLRIALHEQAS from the coding sequence ATGAACGCGCTCATCATCGGATTCGGGTCGATCGCCCGCAAGCATCTCGCTGCTTTGCATGGGATCCATCCCGGAGCGACTGTCACCGCGCTGCGTTCCTCCTCCGCCCATGACCCGGTCCCCGGCGTGACCAGCATCGTTTCGCTGGACCAGCTCCCGCAGAGGCCGGACTTCGTCATCATTTCGAACCCGACGTCCCTGCATGGTGACTCCATCAGGAAGGCCGCGGAACTGGGCTGCCCGCTGTTTGTCGAGAAGCCGGTCCTTTCCAGCCTTTCCGACGCCCCGGACATCCAGCGGCTGGTCCGCGAAAGGAACCTGCTCACCTACACCGCGTGCAACCTCCGGTTCCACCCGGTCGTCCGTTTCCTGAAGCAATATCTGCAGGATCAGGCTCTGCGGGTGAACGAGGTGAACCTTTACTGCGGTTCCTACCTGCCGGACTGGCGGCCAGGCAAGGACTACCGCACCATCTACAGTGCCAACGAGGAGATGGGGGGCGGGGTACATCTCGACCTCATCCATGAGATCGACTGCTGCACCTGGTTGTTCGGCATGCCGGATTCGTCGGAGCGCCTCATGCGGCGGTGTTCCTCACTGGAGATTTCCGCAGCGGACTTCGCCTCCTACCGTCTGCTTTATCCCGGCTTCACCGCGGGCATCACCCTCAACTACTACCGGCGCGACCCGAAAAGGGAGATCGAGATCGTGACCGGATCCGGCACCATCCATGCGGACCTCCTCGCCTGCCGGGTGGAGGGGAATGGTGAGGTCCTTTTCCAGGCGGAGCCGGACATGGCGGGAACCTACACCGCGCAGATGCGCTATTTCCTGGAGCACCTTGAAAGCGGCTCGCAGCCGATGAATTCCATCGACGAGGCAATCGGAGTTCTTAGAATAGCGTTGCATGAGCAGGCTTCGTGA
- a CDS encoding SDR family oxidoreductase: MSRLRDKVVVVTGGSGLIGRALLENIRREGGTPVNADLNPAAGDDWDFVRCDITSEDDIRSLVEQVVARHGRIDGWVNNAYPRTKDWGAHFEDIPDASWKRNVDVQMNSVFTCCQHVLKHMGARGGGSIVNIASVYGVVGPDFGVYDGTPMTMPAAYSAIKGGIVNFTRYLASYYGPRGVRVNCVSPGGVFDHQPEEFVNQYVKKTPLRRMAAPEDITPAVAFLLSDEASYVTGHNLMVDGGWTCI, encoded by the coding sequence ATGAGCAGGCTTCGTGACAAGGTGGTGGTGGTGACCGGGGGCAGCGGCCTGATCGGCCGGGCGCTTCTGGAGAACATCCGCCGGGAAGGCGGCACCCCGGTGAATGCGGACCTCAATCCCGCCGCGGGCGATGACTGGGACTTCGTCCGCTGCGACATCACCTCGGAGGATGACATCCGCTCGCTGGTGGAGCAGGTCGTGGCCCGCCACGGCCGGATCGACGGCTGGGTGAACAACGCCTACCCGCGCACGAAGGACTGGGGCGCCCATTTCGAGGACATCCCGGATGCTTCCTGGAAGCGGAACGTGGACGTCCAGATGAACAGCGTCTTCACCTGCTGCCAGCACGTGCTGAAGCACATGGGTGCCCGTGGCGGCGGCAGCATCGTCAACATCGCCTCCGTTTACGGCGTTGTCGGCCCGGACTTCGGGGTCTATGACGGCACGCCCATGACCATGCCGGCCGCGTATTCCGCCATCAAGGGCGGCATCGTGAATTTCACCCGCTACCTGGCCTCCTACTATGGTCCGCGGGGTGTCCGGGTGAACTGCGTGTCACCGGGTGGCGTGTTCGACCACCAGCCGGAAGAGTTTGTGAACCAGTATGTGAAGAAGACGCCGCTGCGCCGCATGGCCGCTCCGGAGGACATCACCCCGGCCGTCGCCTTCCTCCTCAGCGATGAGGCTTCCTACGTGACCGGCCACAACCTGATGGTCGATGGCGGTTGGACCTGTATCTGA
- a CDS encoding acylneuraminate cytidylyltransferase family protein, whose protein sequence is MKKTFAFIFARGGSKGVPRKNVRLLAGKPLIAHSIDLALSIPEISKVIVSTDDPEIAAVAREHGAEVPFLRPAELAGDHASEWKAWQHAVTHVQEKLGESFDRFISLPATAPLRSAEDVTNCFARFGEGGADLVFCVTPSARSPYFNMVKLDGEHRAELVIKPVGEVIRRQDVPEVYDITTVAYVTTPGFILSRNGVFDGVTKAVIIPAERAIDIDTPLDFEFAEFLALKRQHQD, encoded by the coding sequence ATGAAGAAAACCTTCGCCTTCATCTTCGCGCGGGGCGGCTCGAAAGGCGTGCCGCGCAAGAACGTCCGCCTGCTTGCCGGAAAGCCGCTGATCGCGCACAGCATTGATCTGGCGCTCTCCATCCCGGAAATCTCCAAAGTCATCGTCTCCACCGATGATCCCGAAATCGCGGCCGTCGCCCGGGAGCATGGCGCGGAGGTTCCCTTTCTCAGGCCTGCGGAACTTGCGGGCGACCATGCGTCGGAGTGGAAGGCGTGGCAGCACGCGGTGACCCATGTGCAGGAGAAACTCGGTGAATCCTTCGACCGTTTCATCAGCCTGCCCGCCACCGCTCCGCTCCGTTCCGCGGAAGATGTCACCAACTGCTTCGCCCGCTTCGGGGAAGGCGGAGCGGATCTGGTGTTCTGCGTGACACCCTCCGCCCGCAGTCCCTATTTCAACATGGTGAAGCTCGATGGAGAACACCGGGCCGAATTGGTGATCAAGCCAGTGGGGGAGGTGATCCGGCGGCAGGACGTGCCGGAAGTGTACGATATCACCACGGTGGCTTACGTCACCACACCCGGCTTCATCCTTTCCCGCAACGGCGTCTTCGATGGTGTGACGAAAGCCGTGATCATCCCGGCGGAGCGGGCCATCGACATCGACACACCACTGGATTTCGAGTTCGCCGAGTTCCTTGCCCTCAAACGCCAACACCAAGACTAA
- a CDS encoding N-acetyl sugar amidotransferase → MSETYFNLPSEIRFCRRCVMSNQRPCSIPEFTHTRERKGATYLHIDEEGICDACRHAMNKPVIDWTKREEELLALLDKHRSKDGSYDCICPGSGGKDSVYAAHVLKYKYKMNPLTVTWPPILYTTYGYENFMNWIKVGGFDNISFNQNGRVQKTLTRLSIQNLLHPFQTFILGQKNLAPRIAAKWGIPLVFFGENEAEYGNPVADNESSLRSNNYYAMKDPANTYLAGTSLKDLEEKHGLTPGDLAPYLPVEPAVLENSGIQVHYLGYYLKWTPQEAYYYSAEHTAFKARPFRTQGTYSKYNSLDDKIDDLHYYTTHIKYGLGRASYDASQEIRNNHLTREEGVALVKRFDGEFPDRYFDEIMEYLEMTKEEFDRLCDEFRSPHLWEKKDGQWALRKTVWSDEAATAGA, encoded by the coding sequence ATGTCCGAAACCTACTTCAACCTGCCGTCGGAAATCCGCTTCTGCCGCCGGTGCGTCATGAGCAACCAGAGACCTTGCTCGATCCCGGAGTTCACCCACACGCGGGAGCGCAAGGGTGCGACCTACCTCCATATCGATGAAGAAGGCATCTGCGATGCCTGCCGCCACGCGATGAACAAGCCGGTCATCGACTGGACGAAACGTGAGGAGGAACTGCTGGCCCTGCTGGACAAACACCGCAGCAAGGATGGCAGCTACGACTGCATCTGCCCGGGAAGCGGCGGCAAGGACAGCGTGTATGCAGCCCACGTCCTGAAGTACAAGTACAAGATGAACCCGCTGACGGTCACCTGGCCGCCGATCCTCTACACCACCTATGGTTATGAGAACTTCATGAACTGGATCAAGGTTGGCGGCTTCGACAACATCAGCTTCAACCAGAACGGCCGCGTCCAGAAAACCCTCACCCGGCTTTCCATCCAGAACCTGCTCCACCCGTTCCAGACCTTCATCCTCGGACAGAAAAACCTGGCTCCCCGCATCGCCGCGAAGTGGGGCATCCCGCTGGTGTTCTTCGGGGAGAACGAAGCGGAGTACGGCAACCCGGTCGCCGACAACGAAAGTTCCCTCCGCAGCAACAACTACTACGCCATGAAGGACCCGGCGAACACCTACCTCGCCGGTACCAGCCTGAAGGATCTGGAGGAAAAGCACGGCCTCACCCCGGGGGACCTGGCACCCTACCTGCCGGTCGAGCCAGCGGTGCTGGAAAACTCCGGCATCCAGGTTCACTACCTCGGCTACTACCTGAAGTGGACGCCCCAGGAGGCCTACTACTATTCCGCCGAACACACGGCGTTCAAGGCCCGTCCTTTCCGCACCCAGGGCACCTACAGCAAGTACAACAGCCTGGACGACAAGATCGACGACCTCCACTACTACACGACCCACATCAAATACGGTCTGGGCCGCGCGAGCTACGACGCATCCCAGGAGATCCGCAACAACCACCTGACCCGCGAGGAGGGCGTCGCCCTCGTCAAGCGCTTCGACGGGGAGTTCCCGGACCGTTACTTCGACGAGATCATGGAGTACCTTGAGATGACCAAGGAGGAGTTCGACCGTCTTTGCGACGAGTTCCGCTCCCCCCACCTCTGGGAAAAGAAGGACGGCCAGTGGGCGCTCCGGAAGACCGTCTGGAGCGATGAAGCGGCAACCGCCGGGGCATGA
- the hisH gene encoding imidazole glycerol phosphate synthase subunit HisH — MSAGTPVNEPSVRAAIVDYGLGNLFSVLHACRHSGIDAFITSSPKEIEAAEAVILPGVGAFADAMECLNRLDLSQPLRDYSQSGKPLFGICLGLQLLFSESEEFGSTKGLGIVPGSVKRLHDMTGADGRRLKIPHVGWNLAVPPGGNAARWQGTPLEDIGTEAMMYFVHSFYVTPEDEQIILSKTTYGDQEFCSSIHKDRTFAFQFHPERSGEQGIQFYRKIREIISNSPSTIS, encoded by the coding sequence ATGAGCGCTGGAACTCCTGTCAACGAACCTTCGGTCCGGGCGGCGATTGTCGACTACGGCCTCGGCAACCTGTTCAGCGTGCTCCATGCGTGCCGCCACAGCGGCATCGACGCCTTCATCACCTCCTCACCCAAGGAAATCGAAGCCGCTGAAGCGGTGATCCTCCCCGGAGTGGGTGCCTTCGCTGATGCGATGGAATGCCTGAACCGGCTGGATCTTTCCCAGCCGCTCAGGGATTACTCACAATCCGGAAAGCCCCTGTTCGGCATCTGTCTGGGCCTCCAGCTCCTCTTCAGCGAAAGCGAGGAGTTCGGCTCCACCAAAGGGCTGGGCATCGTCCCGGGCAGCGTGAAACGGCTCCATGACATGACCGGGGCCGATGGCCGGCGGCTCAAGATCCCCCACGTTGGCTGGAACCTGGCCGTGCCACCCGGCGGAAATGCCGCCCGCTGGCAGGGCACTCCGCTGGAGGACATCGGAACCGAGGCGATGATGTACTTCGTGCATTCCTTCTATGTGACCCCGGAGGACGAACAGATCATCCTTTCCAAAACCACCTACGGGGATCAGGAATTCTGCTCATCCATCCACAAGGACCGGACCTTTGCCTTCCAGTTCCATCCGGAACGCAGCGGCGAACAAGGCATCCAATTTTACCGCAAGATCCGAGAAATCATCAGCAACTCCCCTTCCACCATTTCCTAA